GTAGGAACTCTTGCAAATATCGCAGAACTTGCGAAGGAACGTAAAGTAAAGGCTCCTGCTATCACGGTTGTAGGAGATGTGGTAAGGCTTCATGCAATCCTTGGAGAACAGCGTACAGGGACGGAGTTATAAGAGTACGAAGGGATCACGATATGACAGGAGAACAGGAGAAGACGAAAATGCCGGTCCTTGCAATCATGAGGCCGGAAAACTACAGGGAAAGATCCGAGGCTCTTGCCAGGGATTATGGCTTTAATCCGATATATGCCCCTATGATAAAGCTTGAAGGCATAAAAGATGAGGGATTTGAGCCTTTTGTACGGAGAGTCCTTGCCGGCGAGTCCGACTACGTGGTTTTTACCAGTGCAAACGGGGTAACCTTTACCCTGGATAAGCTCTCCGAAACTGAAAAAGAAGAATTTATCAATGCACTTAAAAAATCCAGAATAATCGCAATCGGACCTAATACAGAAAAAGAACTTGTAAAAATAGGAATTGACAATTCTTTCCTGCCAGCCGATTATAGCTCAGAAGGGATTGTAGAAGCTCTCTGCCCTGAGATAAGAGGGAAAATAGTAGATCTTGCCAGGAGTGCTTTTGGGGCTAAAGTCTTAATAGAAGGGCTCGAAAAGTGTGGAGCTACGGTTTATGAGACCCACGTGTACACTCTCAGTATCCCTGAAGGAGAGGCTCAAAAAGAGTTGATTGAGCGCACACTTGCAGGGAAAGTGGATGCTTTTGCTTTTACAAGCTCCATGATGGTTAAAGGCTTTATGAAGCACGCTAAAGGGCTGGGATCAGAGGAAACTATTAAAGAAACTCTCAATAGGGCCGTGGTGGGAGCGATTGGCACGCCTACGGGAAAAACTCTGAAGAAATATGGGATTAATACAAAGGTAATCCCTGACGAATTCACCTTTGAAGCCCTGTTAAAGGCTATAAAGAACCAGCTTCAAGAATTTGAAGGATTGACATGATAGGCATATCAAAACTTTACTGCGGGACTGTGGAACCTTCTGATGCCCTCCGTTATGGAAGGAAATCAAAGAATCTTCCCTCACACCTGTTGCAGTTCTCAAAAGATAAAAAGCCAGTTGTAGTCTGGAATATGACCCGCCGCTGTAACCTGAAATGTATACATTGCTATGCCCAGGCGAAGGATATCGAGTTTCAAAACGAGCTTTCGACCGAGGAAGGCAAAGCTCTTATCGATGACCTTGCACAATTTGGAAGTCCGGTAATCCTCTTTTCAGGGGGTGAACCTACCCTGAGAAAGGATCTGCCCGAACTTGCAGCCTATGCTCGTGAAAAAGGGATGAGGGCAGTGATTTCTACAAACGGGACACTGATAAATCGGGATATGGCAAAAAAACTAAAGGATGTCGGGCTATCTTACGTGGGAGTTTCCCTGGATGGCATAAGAGAAACGAATGATAAATTCAGGGGGATGAAAGGAGCATTCGACGCAGCTCTTAGGGGACTTCATAATTGCCAGGAAGAAGGCATAAAAGTGGGCTTGCGTTTTACAATTAACAAACAAAATGTCGCAGATATTCCCGCAATCTTTGACCTGCTTGAAAAAGAAAAGATTCCAAGAATATGTTTTTACCATCTGGTTTATGCAGGCCGGGGTTCGGAAATGGTAAGTGAAGATCTCTCCCTTGAAGAGTCCAGGCAGGCTGTAGACCTCATACTCGAGAGGACAAGAAGCCTGCACGAAAAAGGTTTTCCTGCCGAAGTCCTTACCGTGGACAATCATTGTGACGGTCCCTACCTTTATATGAAACTCCTCAAAGAAAACCCGGAAAGGGCTGCGGAGGTATTTGAACTTCTCTCAATGAACCAGGGCAATTCCTCAGGAATAGGTATAGGATGCGTCTCCTGGGATGGCTCGGTGCATGCTGACCAGTTCTGGAGACATTACTCCTTTGGGAACGTGCGGGAACGCCCATTCAGTGAAATCTGGAATGATCTGAGTGATGAACTCATGGCAGGGCTCAAGGACAGGAAGCCCCTGATAAAAGCTCACGCCGACCGCTGTGCCCGGTGCAAGTGGTTAGAGGTTTGCAATGGGAATTTCAGGGTGCGGGCTGAAGCCGTATACGGCAATGTCTGGGCAGACGATCCTGCGTGTTACCTGACAAAAGAAGAGATAGGATATGATGAGGCCTGAAATTTATCAGGCTTTACAATACTTTTAATTTTTATTTACAATTTGTCTCTTTGTTTGCCCTTTATTCACTCCTTTGTTAATTTTTACTTTACCTGTTTTTCTTATTCTGAGCAAGACTCCTGCATTATCTTCTTAAAACACTTATTCAGGCTGTTTGCATATTTTTGAGTGAGAATAATAAGAATATAATAAAATAACATACAAGAAGATAACAAAATAGCATATAAAAAGACAATAAAATAGCATATAAAAAGACAATAAAATAGCATATAAAAAGACAATAAAATAGCATATAATAAGACAGTAAAATGACTTATAATGAGAAAAGGGCTCAGGGGGGGCAGAATAAATACATGAATTTAATTCCTTTATCCATGACCGTTTCAATAATTTTCTTAATTACCTCTGGTTGTATCTCGGAAAGAGAAGAACCGGAAACCTATGATAATGAAACTGAAAACCTTTCATACGAAGGAAAATCACTGACTCCAATAGCACAGCAGCGAAATAATGCCATTAAAGGGACTCAGTATATTGACAGGGAGAGCTACAGACTGCAGGTCAATGGGCTAGTGGAAAAGCCTCTAAATCTTACTTATGAAGAAATAACCACAATGCCTCAAGTTTCGAAAGTTGTGGAGCTGAACTGTGTGGAAGGCTGGAGCTTTACTGCAAAGTGGACAGGAGTAAGGATAGCTGACCTTTTTGAAGAGGCAGGGGCTATGGAGAACGCAACTACCGCGATTTTTTACAGCGCGGATGGCTATTCTACTTCACTTGATAGGGATTACCTGCTAGAAAATGATATAATTCTTGCATACAGGCTCAACGATGTAACCCTGCCCCCAGACAGGGGTTTTCCTCTTCAGCTCGTAGCTGAAGATAAATATGGATATAAATGGGCAAAATGGATAGTAAGAATTGAGCTGAGTGACTCACCTTACAGGGGATACTGGGAGAAAAGGGGATATAATAACACGGCTGATGTCGGTGGACCTGAACTTGAGAGATAAATAAACCTCATCAATCAAACACCAATAAAAATATAATATATCCAAACTTATAGTATGTTGTCAGTAATGAGACCAAAACAAAAAATTGGCAGCCGTTTTATCACAAAAATTAACTTTGGGATGAGAACATACTGCGGGGAAAAAAATACAACTGTGGGAATACTTCTGGAAAATGGGGGTAGTTTAAAGTGGCTTCTCGCCATGTTGATGTTTTAAGCCCAGGGGATCCTTTCAGGGACTGGCTTGTTGAAGAGGTAGTCGGGCACAGACTCAGGAATAAAAAATGTTCTGTTAACGTTTTTAAGTATAACTCTTCCCATACCGTCTGCAGGTATCAGTTCATGGGAGAAAACTTCAGTGTAATGGCAAAATTTTTTGCCGAACCTACCGGCCGATTGAAAGATTATAACCCTCATAAAGGCATGATGAACGAATACCGGAATCTTAAAAAAGCTGCATCGGTAATAAACGTTGCAAAGCCTCTTGCAGTCAATAAGAAGTTCAATTGCGTTCTTGTAACCGAACACATACCTGGAAAATCTCTTGCCTGGTATTTCAACCATGAAGAAAAACTTTATGAGAAGCTTGCTGCAGTTGCACACATGCTCAGGCAGCTCCATGAGAACACAAAGGCTTCCTACAATAAGGAAAACGAATTCAGGAATTATCATGAAGTACTGGATCACCTGAAACTGGATCATGATACCAGAGAGAGCTTTAACAAACTGCTCGGACAATGGTGGTACAGTTCCCTGCTTAACAGGGAGCATGGCTGTATGGTTCATAGGGATGTTACCCCTTCCAATTATATTTTTTGCAAAGGCAAGCCTTATGCCCTCGATTTTGAGAGCTCCTGGTTCCATGCACATCCTGTAAGAGATCTCGGTATTCTTACTGCAGAACTTAAAAATGAGTTCGAACTGCGTAAAGGAGGTGGGTGGAAAGCCGAACCGTATATAGGAAATTTTCTCTGGGAGTATAGCATAGATGAAAAGCATTTTAAATATGTTACCAGAGTTTTGCCTTTTTTCATGAGTATAGGACTTCTCCGCTCGGCAAGGCTCCACCAGGGCGACTATAAAAGCTATTTGATTAAAGAAGCATATGAGTGTTTAAAAGCAATTAATTACATGTAAAAGGCAATTAAATAAAGCTTAAGTGAAAGAGAAATGGGGGAAAGAGTATACTGGGAAATTATGAAACTGAAGAAGGCGAAGGTAAAGTCACATCTCTGGGCCATTCTTCCGGGAAGGGAGAGGAGACATTTGAGAGCTGTCAGATAAAAGGAGTTATTTTTGACTGCTACCAGACCCTCATAGATATCGACACTGATGAGCACAGGTTGGAAACGTATGAGATTGTAACCAGATGGCTTGCCTATCAGGGAGTGAAAATAAAGCCAGAAAAATTGCGGGACACTTATATGTTTAAAGTCAGGGAAAAAATGGAGGACTCGAGGGAAATATACCCTGAAGTCAGGGTAGAAGAAATCTTTGCCGAGATCTGCAAGGAGAACTCGATCTGGAGGATTGACGAAAAAAGCCTCGGAGTAGAGACTTCAAGGGTTTTTAGAGCAGCCTCAATGAAAAAACTCCGCCCTTTCCCCCAGAGCATCAGACTGATTGAACATTGTATAAATATCCCCAAATGCATAATCTCTAATGGGCAAAGAGTTTTCTCCGAACTGGAACTCCGATTTCTCGGGCTTTATGATTATTTCGATTTCGTAATCTTCTCATCGGATGTGAGATACAAGAAACCTGATCTCAGGCTTTTCATGACTGCGCTTAAGAAGATGAACCTTGAACTCGAACCCACGTGTGTCATGTCGATTGGAGACTCTTACGAAAACGATATATTGCCTGCAAGGAAATTGGGAATGCGAGCCATGCGTATTGATGAAGCTTGGGAGCAGTTCGGTTTGAAGGACTAACTGTATAAAAAGTAAGAAGTTTTCCGCGAAAATAGTGAAATTTTAAAAGCTTGCTTAATTCTTTTCCTTTTTATGGTTTTCTGCTTTTTAAAGACACACCAGAAAACGATATATATCCGCCTCAGAGCCTGGAGTTAATGCAATGCACATCCGCAAGGCATGGAAATATGCATAACGGGCACACATCGTAGAAAGGAGAAAGAACCAGCCCATACGAAGAAAAAAATTCCTTCTTTAAACCGGATCAAAGTGAATCTGAGCTGAATTCAGGCTAGATTCTCTTCACACATTTTATCTTGTAGTTATTTCTATCCTTTAATTCTCCACACTAAATTCTCACAATTTTCATGAAAACTTCTATATTCTAACAGCGTTACTATATGCTGACAACTGTGAGATTGCTATCAAACTGGTCATAAATGTTTTTCCTGTAAACTGATTTCTCATAGAAAATGCAATCAAGTAACTCAAATATATATTCCAGAAAATATTGAATTGCTACCGGACAGTAAGAAATTTTTCATTTCACCCAAACCCAGATATATTTAAATAATCGCAAGCACTCTAAAACCCAAGAAATTCTTACACTATTTTCCATTCATGGAGTGTCTTTATGACAGAATCAGAAATTCCGAAAGAATATAACGCAAAAGAGGTTGAGGAAAAGTGGATGGAGAAATGGAATCTCTCCATGTACCATTTCAACTGGGGAGAGGATACCCGTCCCCAGTATATCATTGACACCCCACCTCCCTATCCTACAGGCAATTTTCATATCGGAAATGCGCTTAACTGGTGCTATATTGACTATATCGCCCGATACAAACGTATGCGCGGGTACAATGTGATGTTCCCCCAGGGCTGGGACTGCCACGGCCTCCCAACCGAAGTCAAGGTAGAAGAGATTCACGGTATAACGAAAAACGAGGTTTCGCGTGCCGAGTTCCGCAGGATGTGCAGGGAACTGACCGCAGAAAACATCGAAAAGATGCGAAAAACAATGCTGCGCCTGGGCTTTTCCGTCGACTGGAGCAACGAATTCGTTACCATGGACCCATCATACTTTGTAAAAACGCAGAAATCCTTTGTCAGGATGTACAATGATGGGTACATATATCACGAAGAACATCCTGTCAACTGGTGCCCCCGCTGTGAAACTGCCATTGCTTTTGCAGAAGTTGAGTACGAGACAAGGCAAACGAAACTTAATTTTGTCCATTTTGACAAGGTAGATATTGCAACCACGAGACCGGAGCTTATGGCAGCCTGTGTTGCAGTTGCAGTAAATCCCGAAGATGAGCGTTACAAACAGTACGTCGGCCAGGAAATTACAGTACCTATCTTTGGGCAGAAAGTGACCATAATTGCCGATGAGGATGTTGAGCCTGAATTCGGTACAGGTGCCGTAATGATCTGTACTTTCGGAGACAAACAGGACGTTCGCTGGTGGGTTAAATACCAGCTGCCCCTTATAAAGGCAATCGACAAGCAGGGCAGGATGACAAAAGCAGCAGGCAAGTATGAAGGTATGAGCATTGAAGAATGCAGGGAAGCTGTCATTGCTGACCTGAAAGCTGCAGGTTGCCTTTATGACCAGAAACCTCTGGAACAGAATGTTGGGCTCTGCTGGCGCTGCGACACCCCTATCGAGATTCTTTCAGAACCCCAGTGGTTCGTAAAGATTGACAATGACGGCATCCTGAGAGCTGCAGATGAGATCAACTGGTATCCCGAGTATATGAAAGTCAGACTCCAGAACTGGACAGGCACTATGGAATGGGATTGGTGCATATCCAGACAGAGAATCTTTGCAACCCCAATCCCAATATGGTACTGCAAATCATGCGGGGAAGTAATGGTTGCAGAAGAGAGCTGGCTCCCAACTGACCCGAATGAAGCAGCCCCGAAGAAAGCCTGCGCCTGCGGTTCAACCGAGTTTGAACCTGAAACCGATGTGCTGGACACCTGGATGGACTCCTCTATTACAGCATTACATGTCACGGGCTGGGAAAGTGAACGCGAGCTCCGTCTGCCTGCACAGATCCGTCCACAGGGCCATGATATTATAAGGACCTGGGCTTTTTACACGATCCTGCGGAGCCTTGCCCTTGAAGGGAAAAAACCCTGGGACTCTATAGTTATCAACGGCATGGTGCTAGGGCCTGATGGTCATAAAATGAGCAAGTCCCTCGGAAACGTAATTTCCCCGGAAGAAGTTATCTCACAATACAGTGCCGATGCTTTCAGGCAGTGGGGTGCTGTTGGCGGCTCAACAGGCTCGGATATAATGTTCCGATGGAAAGACGTGGTCTCAGCTTCTCGCTTCCTTCAGAAGATGTGGAGTATCTACAGGTTCTCAATGTCTCATCTGAAAGGCTTTGGGCCTGAAGATGCCGATAAATTCCCAACGGATTCCCTCCGTATAATTGACAGGTGGCTTCTGAGTAGGCTGAACAGGCTTGTGGACACTGCGACAAAAGAGCTTGATGCATACCAGTTTGATTCCACATTTAAGGCTATAAGAGGTTTTGCCTGGGAAGTCCTTGCCGATAACTATCTGGAACTCGTAAAAGGCAGACTTTACGGCGGTGAGCCTGAAGGCAAGAGAGCAGCGCAGTACGTGCTCTACCAAACAATTAAGACTCTTTCGCTTCTGCTGGCACCATTTATACCCTTCTTTGCGGAGGAACTTTATTCCAGGTTTAGCAATGAGAGTGTCCATACACAGGCCTGGCCTGCAGTCGATGAGAGTTCCATAAACGAAGAAGCCGAAGCCGCAGGAGAGCTTATCAAGGATATAACAGGTGAGGTCCGCAGGTACAAGTCCGAGCTTGGAATGGCACTTAATGCCCCTCTGAAAAAGGTTGAGATTTATAACATCGATATAGATACAGGAGATATCGCAGGTGCAACGAACTCGGAAGTTGAGTTGATGGAAGGAGCTCCTTCCTTTGAATATGTACCAGTGGAAGTAAAGCCCAATATGGGTATCCTGGGTCCCAGATTCAGAAAAAATGCAGGCGCTGTCGTGAAAGCTCTCAAGGCAGAAGACCCTGTTGCTGTTGAAGCCCAGAAAACATCCGGAAAAATAACTGTCACTGTAAATGACGAGCCGGTCGAACTTGAACCCGAAGCCGTGGAGATAAGGAAGGAAGTGATCTCTGGCGGCAGGGAGGTCGATGTGCTTGAAGTCAGAGGTGCAGTTGTTGTGATTGTAAGGTAAGCAGAAGCTTACCTTTTTTCATAAAAAATATCCTTTATTGCTCAAATTAAGCTTATTTTTTTGCAGTTTTTACGAGCATCTGAAAGCAGGACATCTTAAGGTTAGACTCGTAAACTACTGCTAAACTAAATATTTAGTAGCTTCCTAAGTTCACAGATGACCCTTTGGCATATCAGATAGGCTTTAACGGGCAGCTCCTGCCCTACTGAGTTCTGTCCATTCGTCTGTATCGGCTTTACATGAAAACGAACCTGTTACAGTGCATTTATTCAAGACCTGTTTAACCCCTGAGATAAAGACCCAGGAGTTTTATGCTCTTCATAAATTTACATTAATGTAAATTTATATGTAAATTCAAATTCCGACTTTAATCCTGCGAACTGTAAAACCTATTTTCCTGAAATAATTTCCCACTATACCGGAATTTATATTTCAATGACGGCAAAAATAGATTTTCAGTTTACAATACGAAGGAAAAATTATAAATTGCCCAGCTTAGATTGAGGACTCCTACAAAGTAGAAATTTCAAAAACGAATCATTTAGAATTAGCCTCCAACTTTAAAAAATTTTTGGCGTCAGAAAGTTCAGGATAACTGTGGGATGATAAAAACAACTATCTAATTTTACATTACGATTGAATCAGTTAACCAGATGTAAGTATCCAGACTTCACGGGATATCTTATAGATAAGCAGAATTATTTAAATAAAGTGAAAAAATATGGACTCCCTTTTTCAATGTGAAACTTTATATACATCTAGGTAATCTGTTTCAGAAATGTATTATTCAGATCAGGAGTTCTTATGACAAAAGTCGAAAAGGTACTACTGCTGCTCAAAAACATGGTTTACGAGAGCACCAGCCCACAGGAAACTCTTAAATTTGCGAAGTATTACAGGAGTAAGGGGCTTGACGTGCTTGTTATTCTATGGGGACCTATGGGAGTGTTGCTTGCAAAGAAAGACAAAACAAGAGGATCACCCAAATATGATGTTTCTGTTCAGGAATGCATTGACATGGGAGTAGAGTTCCGATGCTGCCAGCTTGCCTCGGACATGATCGGGCTTAAGAAAGAAGAGTTAATTCCTGGAATCGAGTTCATCTGCTCAAAAGATGTAGCCGAGCTCTTGTTGACATATGCCGAAGAAAACCAGCTGATCATCAGTTTCTGAGCCTGAGAAACTTCTAAAAATTAAACCAGGCATTTAAGAAATAAGGATTTTAAGTAATTAGATATGTTTTACTGTAGCTCTTTCTTAAGTAAGGTTTTCTTCAATCTAGCTATACCCTACCTAGCTGATTATACCCTGCCAAACTGGCTCTTGAGCCAGGGATACGTGCCAATAACCGGCCTGTAGATCTTTAAGCTACACCTCAATACATTTCTAGCCATTCTAAATCCTAACTGCTTCCCTGAGCCTGAATTACAATTTTTTTCAAAAAAAGTGTTTAAAAAAGCGCTTGATCACAAACTTTTTCAGAAAAAGTTTGATCACAAGCCTTTTCAAAAAAGGCTTGAGCGAAAACGGCTGGTAGGCGCGGTCGGCGTGATAAACCGGCGCAACGGTTTCGGTCAAACCTTTTCGTAAAAGGGTTGCAGCTCAATGGGCTCTGTAACTGGCAATAAAAATTTTTTGATATACCTTAAGTTTTGTGAGAGTTTTATAATATTTTTTCAATTTTTACCTGTATCGACGGAACCTTTAATGTTTGGGATAGTTCAGTTGAACAGGTTGGTCATAACAGAAAAAAATCCACTAAGGAATGAATTATATGTAATATGCACATAATTAGAACAAAAATATAAAAACACGGCTCAAACCAGCGAGTGTTTGTGATTAAACAAGGCAGCGTCTATGATCAAACTAGCAACGTTTGCGAATAATAACTAATGTGCATATAATCAGGATAAAATGGTTTTAACATAAAATGTGTGACTTCAAAGTACTAAATTAATATGAATGTTTTAGCTCTTCAGTTAATTAATTTTAAAGTTAGGAAAGAAAATAGGTTAAGCAGGTGGTTTCATGTTTTTGCAGGATTATGAGCTGAGCGAGGAAGAGAAAATTCTCTTACAAAAGGTTCTAGATGGAGATGTGGCTCTTCGTAAGATTGAGGAGGTCGCAGATCCATTAACATCAGTAAAAATTAGACGGCTTGCAATACAGGAGTTTATAAAACTCGAGTTTGAACATATACAGAATTTTTCCCTTGATGTAGAGGCTATATCGAAAAAGAATATCGAAAACATGATAGGGGCAGTTCAGATTCCACTAGGAGTTGCCGGGCTTCTGAGAGTAAATGGTGAATATGCTAACTCCAAATATTATATCCCGCTTGCTACAACCGAAGGAGCTCTTGTCGCCAGCGTAAACCGTGGCTGCTCGGTCATCACAAAATCAGGAGGGGCAAACGTCAGGATTTTTGAAGATGAAATGACAAGAGCTCCTGTTTTTAAGCTTGATAGCCTTGAGAGAGCCAAGAAATTTTATGAATGGGTAAAATGCCCTGAGATTTTTGAGCAGATGAAAGAAGTTGCCGAAAAGACAACACGTTTTGGAAAACTGATCTCCGTAAAACCTTTCGTAACAGGCACATACGTATACCTCAGATTCTCGTACGATACAAAAGATGCCATGGGCATGAACATGGTGACTATAGCTACTGATGCAATCATGCACCTGATAGAAGACGAATTCGGCGCACATCCGGTTACCCTCTCAGGAAATATGTGTACTGACAAAAAACCCGCTTCAATAAGCACAATTCTTGGAAGAGGAAAAACAGTTGTAGCCGAGGTCATAATTCCAAAAGAGATTGTCAAAGAAGTCC
This region of Methanosarcina flavescens genomic DNA includes:
- a CDS encoding uroporphyrinogen-III synthase; its protein translation is MTGEQEKTKMPVLAIMRPENYRERSEALARDYGFNPIYAPMIKLEGIKDEGFEPFVRRVLAGESDYVVFTSANGVTFTLDKLSETEKEEFINALKKSRIIAIGPNTEKELVKIGIDNSFLPADYSSEGIVEALCPEIRGKIVDLARSAFGAKVLIEGLEKCGATVYETHVYTLSIPEGEAQKELIERTLAGKVDAFAFTSSMMVKGFMKHAKGLGSEETIKETLNRAVVGAIGTPTGKTLKKYGINTKVIPDEFTFEALLKAIKNQLQEFEGLT
- the ahbC gene encoding 12,18-didecarboxysiroheme deacetylase, producing the protein MIGISKLYCGTVEPSDALRYGRKSKNLPSHLLQFSKDKKPVVVWNMTRRCNLKCIHCYAQAKDIEFQNELSTEEGKALIDDLAQFGSPVILFSGGEPTLRKDLPELAAYAREKGMRAVISTNGTLINRDMAKKLKDVGLSYVGVSLDGIRETNDKFRGMKGAFDAALRGLHNCQEEGIKVGLRFTINKQNVADIPAIFDLLEKEKIPRICFYHLVYAGRGSEMVSEDLSLEESRQAVDLILERTRSLHEKGFPAEVLTVDNHCDGPYLYMKLLKENPERAAEVFELLSMNQGNSSGIGIGCVSWDGSVHADQFWRHYSFGNVRERPFSEIWNDLSDELMAGLKDRKPLIKAHADRCARCKWLEVCNGNFRVRAEAVYGNVWADDPACYLTKEEIGYDEA
- a CDS encoding molybdopterin-dependent oxidoreductase; translation: MNLIPLSMTVSIIFLITSGCISEREEPETYDNETENLSYEGKSLTPIAQQRNNAIKGTQYIDRESYRLQVNGLVEKPLNLTYEEITTMPQVSKVVELNCVEGWSFTAKWTGVRIADLFEEAGAMENATTAIFYSADGYSTSLDRDYLLENDIILAYRLNDVTLPPDRGFPLQLVAEDKYGYKWAKWIVRIELSDSPYRGYWEKRGYNNTADVGGPELER
- a CDS encoding phosphotransferase, producing the protein MASRHVDVLSPGDPFRDWLVEEVVGHRLRNKKCSVNVFKYNSSHTVCRYQFMGENFSVMAKFFAEPTGRLKDYNPHKGMMNEYRNLKKAASVINVAKPLAVNKKFNCVLVTEHIPGKSLAWYFNHEEKLYEKLAAVAHMLRQLHENTKASYNKENEFRNYHEVLDHLKLDHDTRESFNKLLGQWWYSSLLNREHGCMVHRDVTPSNYIFCKGKPYALDFESSWFHAHPVRDLGILTAELKNEFELRKGGGWKAEPYIGNFLWEYSIDEKHFKYVTRVLPFFMSIGLLRSARLHQGDYKSYLIKEAYECLKAINYM
- a CDS encoding HAD family hydrolase, whose translation is MGHSSGKGEETFESCQIKGVIFDCYQTLIDIDTDEHRLETYEIVTRWLAYQGVKIKPEKLRDTYMFKVREKMEDSREIYPEVRVEEIFAEICKENSIWRIDEKSLGVETSRVFRAASMKKLRPFPQSIRLIEHCINIPKCIISNGQRVFSELELRFLGLYDYFDFVIFSSDVRYKKPDLRLFMTALKKMNLELEPTCVMSIGDSYENDILPARKLGMRAMRIDEAWEQFGLKD
- a CDS encoding valine--tRNA ligase, which translates into the protein MTESEIPKEYNAKEVEEKWMEKWNLSMYHFNWGEDTRPQYIIDTPPPYPTGNFHIGNALNWCYIDYIARYKRMRGYNVMFPQGWDCHGLPTEVKVEEIHGITKNEVSRAEFRRMCRELTAENIEKMRKTMLRLGFSVDWSNEFVTMDPSYFVKTQKSFVRMYNDGYIYHEEHPVNWCPRCETAIAFAEVEYETRQTKLNFVHFDKVDIATTRPELMAACVAVAVNPEDERYKQYVGQEITVPIFGQKVTIIADEDVEPEFGTGAVMICTFGDKQDVRWWVKYQLPLIKAIDKQGRMTKAAGKYEGMSIEECREAVIADLKAAGCLYDQKPLEQNVGLCWRCDTPIEILSEPQWFVKIDNDGILRAADEINWYPEYMKVRLQNWTGTMEWDWCISRQRIFATPIPIWYCKSCGEVMVAEESWLPTDPNEAAPKKACACGSTEFEPETDVLDTWMDSSITALHVTGWESERELRLPAQIRPQGHDIIRTWAFYTILRSLALEGKKPWDSIVINGMVLGPDGHKMSKSLGNVISPEEVISQYSADAFRQWGAVGGSTGSDIMFRWKDVVSASRFLQKMWSIYRFSMSHLKGFGPEDADKFPTDSLRIIDRWLLSRLNRLVDTATKELDAYQFDSTFKAIRGFAWEVLADNYLELVKGRLYGGEPEGKRAAQYVLYQTIKTLSLLLAPFIPFFAEELYSRFSNESVHTQAWPAVDESSINEEAEAAGELIKDITGEVRRYKSELGMALNAPLKKVEIYNIDIDTGDIAGATNSEVELMEGAPSFEYVPVEVKPNMGILGPRFRKNAGAVVKALKAEDPVAVEAQKTSGKITVTVNDEPVELEPEAVEIRKEVISGGREVDVLEVRGAVVVIVR
- a CDS encoding DsrE family protein; its protein translation is MTKVEKVLLLLKNMVYESTSPQETLKFAKYYRSKGLDVLVILWGPMGVLLAKKDKTRGSPKYDVSVQECIDMGVEFRCCQLASDMIGLKKEELIPGIEFICSKDVAELLLTYAEENQLIISF
- the hmgA gene encoding hydroxymethylglutaryl-CoA reductase (NADPH) → MFLQDYELSEEEKILLQKVLDGDVALRKIEEVADPLTSVKIRRLAIQEFIKLEFEHIQNFSLDVEAISKKNIENMIGAVQIPLGVAGLLRVNGEYANSKYYIPLATTEGALVASVNRGCSVITKSGGANVRIFEDEMTRAPVFKLDSLERAKKFYEWVKCPEIFEQMKEVAEKTTRFGKLISVKPFVTGTYVYLRFSYDTKDAMGMNMVTIATDAIMHLIEDEFGAHPVTLSGNMCTDKKPASISTILGRGKTVVAEVIIPKEIVKEVLKCTPESMFEVNYSKNLLGSARAGALGFNAHAANIIAAIYLACGQDAAHVVEGSTAITSMELTKYEEIHCSVTLPALPVGTVGGGTGLGTQRDCLNILGVSGAGDVPGINSRKFAEIVASAVLAGEISLIGAQAAGHLARSHAQLGRGKF